In Paracoccus sp. TOH, a single window of DNA contains:
- the ettA gene encoding energy-dependent translational throttle protein EttA, translating to MASYQYVYHMDGVSKTYPGGKKTFENIRLNFLPGVKIGVVGVNGAGKSTLLRIMAGIDKDFTGEAWAAKGATVGYLPQEPQLDPALNVRGNVMEGVKAKQQKLDRYNELAMNYSDETADEMAKLQDEIDAENLWDLDSQIDIAMEALRCPPDDADVESLSGGERRRVALCKLLLEQPDMLLLDEPTNHLDAETIAWLQKHLIEYPGTILIVTHDRYFLDDITGWILELDRGRGIPYEGNYSAWLEQKAKRLEQEAREDKAKQKTLERELEWIRAGAKARQAKQKARINAYNELAGQSEREKLSNAQIIIPNGERLGNKVIEVDGLKKAMGDKLLIEDLTFSLPPGGIVGVIGPNGAGKSTLFKMLTGQEKPDAGEISYGDTVKLSYVDQSRDALDPNKTVWEEISGGAEQIELGDATMNSRAYASAFNFKGGDQQKKVGLLSGGERNRVHMAKLLKSGGNVLLLDEPTNDLDVETLQALEAALEDFAGCAVIISHDRFFLDRLCTHILAFEGDAHVEWFEGNFEDYEADKVHRLGPDSIEPKRVKYKKFTR from the coding sequence ATGGCCTCCTACCAGTATGTCTATCACATGGACGGGGTGTCCAAGACCTATCCGGGCGGCAAGAAGACCTTCGAGAACATCCGCCTGAACTTCCTGCCCGGCGTCAAGATCGGCGTCGTCGGCGTCAACGGCGCCGGCAAATCGACGCTGCTGCGCATCATGGCCGGCATCGACAAGGATTTCACCGGCGAGGCCTGGGCCGCCAAGGGCGCGACCGTCGGCTACCTGCCGCAGGAGCCGCAGCTCGACCCGGCGCTGAACGTGCGCGGCAACGTCATGGAGGGCGTCAAGGCCAAGCAGCAGAAGCTTGACCGCTACAACGAGCTGGCCATGAACTACTCGGACGAGACCGCCGACGAGATGGCGAAGCTGCAGGACGAGATCGACGCCGAGAACCTCTGGGATCTCGACAGCCAGATCGACATCGCCATGGAGGCGCTGCGCTGCCCGCCGGACGATGCCGACGTGGAAAGCCTGTCGGGCGGCGAGCGTCGCCGCGTGGCGCTGTGCAAGCTGCTGCTGGAACAGCCCGACATGCTGCTTCTGGACGAACCGACCAACCACCTGGACGCCGAAACCATCGCCTGGCTGCAAAAGCACCTGATCGAATATCCCGGCACCATCCTGATCGTCACCCACGACCGCTATTTCCTCGATGACATCACCGGCTGGATCCTGGAACTGGATCGCGGCCGCGGCATCCCCTACGAGGGCAACTATTCGGCTTGGTTGGAACAGAAGGCCAAGCGGCTGGAGCAGGAAGCCCGCGAGGACAAGGCCAAGCAAAAGACGCTGGAGCGGGAACTGGAATGGATCCGCGCCGGTGCCAAGGCGCGGCAGGCCAAGCAGAAGGCCCGGATCAACGCCTATAACGAACTGGCCGGCCAGTCCGAGCGCGAGAAGCTGTCGAACGCCCAGATCATCATCCCCAACGGCGAGCGGCTGGGCAACAAGGTGATCGAGGTCGACGGCCTGAAAAAGGCCATGGGCGACAAGCTGCTGATCGAGGATCTGACCTTCTCGCTGCCGCCGGGCGGCATCGTCGGCGTGATCGGCCCGAACGGCGCCGGCAAGTCGACGCTGTTCAAGATGCTGACCGGGCAGGAAAAGCCCGATGCCGGCGAGATCAGCTATGGCGACACGGTGAAACTGTCCTATGTCGACCAGTCGCGCGACGCGCTGGACCCGAACAAGACGGTGTGGGAGGAGATCTCGGGCGGCGCCGAGCAGATCGAGCTGGGCGACGCGACGATGAACAGCCGCGCCTATGCCTCGGCCTTCAACTTCAAGGGCGGCGACCAGCAGAAGAAGGTCGGGCTGCTCTCGGGCGGCGAACGCAACCGGGTCCACATGGCCAAGCTGCTGAAGTCGGGCGGCAACGTGCTGCTGCTGGACGAACCGACCAACGACCTGGACGTGGAAACGCTGCAGGCGCTCGAGGCGGCGCTGGAGGATTTCGCCGGCTGCGCGGTCATCATCTCGCACGACCGCTTCTTCCTCGACCGGCTCTGCACGCATATCCTGGCCTTCGAGGGCGACGCCCATGTCGAATGGTTCGAAGGCAACTTCGAGGATTACGAGGCCGACAAGGTCCACCGCCTCGGCCCGGATTCCATCGAGCCGAAGCGGGTGAAATACAAGAAGTTCACGCGGTAA
- a CDS encoding GIY-YIG nuclease family protein — MGKGRSVRLYLAEGSATGILTAEIINWTGHALAGPRTRLEVALKREEMFRTGVYLLYGDSLEGDLPSVYVGEGDSIAARIRIHAQDDEKDYWDRFVAITSKDLNLTKAHVRYLESRLIVLLREAKKCSLQNKTEPVFERLPEADISDMETFLEEIQLLLPVIGIDFLRRPQMAVAQQSKESSSQTVTFFLTNANKGISARAVEAEGEFIVLTGSTGSLNVSPSFHERIRLVREQALESGRAVRTDDHNFRLVEDLAFSSPSAAAVFLFGTSRNGRTDWLVSGSSETYSTFKERQL, encoded by the coding sequence ATGGGTAAGGGGCGCTCGGTCAGACTCTATCTTGCCGAAGGATCTGCTACAGGGATCTTGACTGCCGAAATCATTAACTGGACCGGCCACGCCCTGGCCGGTCCAAGAACTCGTCTTGAGGTAGCTCTGAAGCGTGAAGAGATGTTTCGGACGGGGGTTTACCTCCTTTATGGGGACAGCCTTGAGGGGGATCTTCCTTCTGTCTATGTCGGTGAGGGGGACAGCATCGCTGCGCGTATCCGGATCCACGCCCAAGACGATGAAAAGGATTATTGGGATCGTTTCGTTGCCATCACGAGCAAAGATCTCAACCTGACCAAAGCTCATGTGCGTTATCTTGAGAGCCGGTTGATTGTTCTTTTGCGTGAGGCCAAAAAATGCTCGTTGCAGAATAAAACCGAGCCGGTCTTCGAGCGATTGCCAGAAGCCGATATTTCCGACATGGAAACCTTTCTTGAAGAAATCCAGCTTCTTTTGCCGGTGATCGGAATTGATTTCCTAAGACGACCGCAAATGGCTGTCGCTCAACAAAGCAAAGAATCCTCATCTCAGACGGTGACGTTCTTTCTCACAAACGCCAACAAAGGCATTTCGGCTCGTGCGGTCGAGGCGGAGGGTGAGTTCATCGTTCTTACTGGCTCGACGGGAAGTTTGAACGTTTCCCCGTCGTTTCATGAAAGAATTCGGCTTGTTCGCGAGCAAGCGCTTGAGTCCGGGCGAGCCGTCCGGACTGACGATCATAACTTTCGATTGGTTGAAGATCTTGCCTTCAGTAGCCCCAGCGCGGCTGCCGTCTTTCTTTTCGGTACGAGCAGAAACGGCCGCACTGATTGGCTTGTGAGCGGGAGCAGTGAAACATATTCGACCTTCAAGGAGCGGCAGCTATAG
- a CDS encoding acyl-CoA synthetase, which translates to MARFANVADRDAVEAEMPYAQRPVPRTLYEALTRTRDQHPQRPAISFQLFSDPKAPARTLSWTELHERVTETANLFHTLGVGPGDVVAYLLPNCIEAPVVLLAGATTGIVNPINPLLDAEQIAGILRETGAKVLVTLKSFPKTDIAQKAAEAVALAPGVQTVLEIDLRGYLTGLKRLLVPLMRPKLPTRHQARVMDFEAAASAQRHNRLLFDEPAEDRVAAYFHTGGTTGTPKVAQHKQSGMIYNGWLGGTLLFTEQDVLMCPLPMFHVFAAYPILMSCLMSGAQLVMPTPAGYRGEGVFDNFWKLIERWQATFLITVPTAIAALMQRPVNGDVSSLRMAISGSAPLPMELYNRFKSATGVEIAEGYGLTEATCLVSVNPVGGLKKVGSVGIPLPYTHVRILRRDATGFHACATDEIGEICVANPGVYEGSTYTEPDKNRDLFAEGRFLRTGDLGRMDADGYLWITGRAKDLIIRGGHNIDPAEIEDALLSHPKVAFVGAIGQPDSFAGELPCAYVELVAGAEVSVEELMEHARAHIHERAAVPKHIEILAELPKTAVGKIFKPDLRKLAIKRVYDAALAKAGLAVEVAEVVDDKKRGLVVRLARKGTVDEQALADCLGQFTRPWEWA; encoded by the coding sequence ATGGCCAGGTTCGCGAACGTCGCAGACCGCGATGCGGTCGAGGCGGAGATGCCCTATGCGCAACGTCCGGTGCCGCGCACCCTTTACGAGGCCCTGACCCGGACCCGCGACCAGCATCCCCAGCGCCCGGCGATCAGCTTCCAGCTGTTCTCGGACCCCAAGGCCCCGGCGCGCACCCTCAGCTGGACCGAGCTGCACGAGCGGGTCACCGAGACGGCGAACCTGTTCCACACCCTGGGCGTCGGCCCCGGCGACGTGGTGGCCTATCTGCTGCCCAACTGCATCGAGGCGCCCGTGGTGCTGCTGGCCGGCGCCACCACCGGCATCGTGAACCCGATCAATCCGCTGCTCGATGCCGAGCAGATCGCCGGCATCCTGCGCGAGACCGGGGCCAAGGTCCTGGTCACGCTGAAGAGCTTCCCCAAGACCGACATCGCCCAGAAGGCGGCCGAGGCGGTGGCGCTGGCGCCGGGCGTGCAGACCGTGCTCGAGATCGACCTGCGCGGCTATCTGACCGGGCTCAAGCGCCTGCTGGTGCCGCTGATGCGCCCCAAGCTGCCGACCCGCCACCAGGCCAGGGTCATGGATTTCGAGGCCGCCGCCAGCGCCCAGCGCCACAATCGCCTGCTGTTCGACGAGCCGGCCGAGGATCGCGTCGCCGCCTATTTCCACACCGGCGGCACCACCGGCACGCCCAAGGTCGCCCAGCACAAGCAATCCGGCATGATCTACAACGGCTGGCTGGGCGGCACGCTGCTGTTCACCGAGCAGGACGTGCTGATGTGCCCGCTGCCGATGTTCCACGTCTTTGCCGCCTATCCGATCCTGATGTCCTGCCTGATGTCCGGGGCGCAGCTGGTCATGCCCACCCCTGCCGGCTATCGCGGCGAGGGGGTTTTCGACAATTTCTGGAAGCTGATCGAGCGCTGGCAGGCGACCTTCCTGATCACCGTGCCCACCGCCATCGCCGCGCTGATGCAGCGGCCGGTGAACGGCGACGTCTCGTCGCTGCGCATGGCGATCTCCGGCTCGGCACCGCTGCCCATGGAGCTCTACAACCGCTTCAAATCCGCCACCGGCGTCGAGATCGCCGAGGGCTACGGCCTGACCGAGGCGACCTGCCTGGTCTCGGTCAATCCCGTCGGCGGCCTGAAGAAGGTGGGTTCGGTCGGCATCCCCCTGCCCTATACCCATGTCCGCATCCTGCGCCGCGACGCGACCGGCTTCCACGCATGCGCCACCGACGAGATCGGCGAGATCTGCGTCGCCAATCCCGGCGTCTACGAGGGCTCGACCTATACCGAGCCCGACAAGAACCGCGACCTGTTCGCCGAGGGCCGCTTCCTGCGCACCGGCGATCTGGGGCGGATGGACGCCGACGGCTATCTGTGGATCACCGGCCGCGCCAAGGATCTGATCATCCGCGGCGGCCACAACATCGACCCGGCCGAGATCGAGGATGCGCTGCTGTCGCATCCCAAGGTCGCCTTCGTCGGCGCCATCGGCCAGCCGGACAGTTTCGCGGGCGAGCTGCCCTGCGCCTATGTCGAGCTGGTGGCGGGTGCCGAGGTGTCGGTCGAGGAGCTGATGGAACACGCGCGCGCGCATATCCACGAGCGTGCGGCGGTGCCGAAGCATATCGAGATCCTGGCCGAGCTGCCGAAGACCGCGGTGGGCAAGATCTTCAAGCCCGACCTGCGCAAGCTGGCGATCAAGCGCGTCTACGATGCGGCGCTGGCCAAGGCGGGGCTGGCGGTCGAGGTGGCCGAGGTGGTGGACGACAAGAAGCGCGGCCTGGTCGTGCGGCTGGCCCGCAAGGGCACGGTGGACGAGCAGGCGCTGGCGGATTGCCTGGGACAGTTCACCCGGCCTTGGGAATGGGCCTGA
- the lysM gene encoding peptidoglycan-binding protein LysM has product MAIWDFVKDAGKSLFGSEAQAQAAPQAAPAQPAQSDTDRKVEALKAELKELGLTGKDVHLKLRGDTVIISGKARDQETLEKLILAVGNIKGIAHVELAEGAGTETPAPAGAKPVFHTVQKGETLSAIAQKYLGKAARYPEIFEANKPMLSDPDKIYPGQTLRIPQA; this is encoded by the coding sequence ATGGCCATCTGGGATTTCGTGAAGGATGCCGGGAAATCGCTGTTCGGCAGCGAAGCCCAGGCGCAGGCAGCCCCGCAGGCGGCCCCCGCCCAGCCGGCGCAAAGCGACACCGATCGCAAGGTCGAGGCGCTGAAGGCCGAGCTCAAGGAACTGGGGCTGACCGGCAAGGACGTGCACCTGAAGCTGCGCGGCGACACCGTGATCATCTCGGGCAAGGCGCGCGATCAGGAGACGCTGGAGAAGCTGATCCTGGCGGTCGGCAACATCAAGGGCATCGCGCATGTCGAGCTGGCCGAGGGCGCGGGCACCGAAACCCCGGCGCCGGCCGGGGCCAAGCCGGTTTTCCATACCGTGCAGAAGGGCGAGACGCTTTCGGCCATCGCGCAGAAATATCTTGGCAAAGCCGCCCGCTATCCCGAGATCTTCGAGGCCAACAAGCCCATGCTCAGCGATCCCGACAAGATCTATCCCGGCCAGACCCTGCGGATTCCGCAGGCTTGA
- a CDS encoding CAP domain-containing protein — protein sequence MTLFGLMAIPSQAGEAARISTKAAGQDLQRSGAVTCYQTSMRENQAAVQATNATRKARGLPSLKPNAELAVAAARHACDMARRGVMSHRGSGTRGPMQRLKKAGYRPSIAAENIAAGPFTQDRVLREWVRSSGHLANILIPQVRHYGIGKAVGADGKTVYWAAVYGAPR from the coding sequence TTGACCCTTTTCGGGTTGATGGCGATCCCGTCCCAGGCCGGAGAGGCTGCGCGAATCTCGACCAAGGCGGCCGGGCAGGATCTGCAGCGCTCGGGGGCGGTGACCTGCTACCAGACGTCGATGCGGGAAAATCAGGCAGCGGTGCAGGCGACCAATGCCACCCGCAAGGCCCGCGGCCTGCCGTCGCTGAAGCCGAATGCCGAACTGGCGGTTGCCGCGGCGCGGCATGCTTGCGACATGGCCCGGCGCGGTGTCATGTCGCATCGCGGCAGCGGCACCAGGGGGCCGATGCAGCGGCTGAAGAAAGCCGGCTACCGGCCCAGCATCGCCGCCGAGAACATCGCCGCCGGTCCCTTCACCCAAGACCGGGTGCTGCGCGAATGGGTGCGGTCGAGCGGGCATCTCGCCAATATCCTGATCCCGCAGGTCAGGCATTACGGCATCGGCAAGGCGGTCGGCGCGGATGGCAAGACCGTGTATTGGGCGGCGGTCTACGGCGCACCGCGCTGA
- a CDS encoding ABC transporter transmembrane domain-containing protein — translation MARGPKPVADRPTTKRIGALRALWPFIRPYRGLLAAALAALAVTAGISLVLPLAVRRVVDGFDAGAHLLDQYFGAALAIVGLLALGTGMRYYLVTRLGERVVADIRKAVFDRVIAMSPAFYERVLTGEIISRITTDTTLIQSVIGSSVSIALRNFLILTGGMVMLVWTSAKLSMLLLVLVPVIVVPIIVLGRRLRKLSRENQDWIAQSSGAASESLLSAQTVQAFTHEGPTRARFTEVTERAFDSALSRVKTRTVMTVIVIFLIFSGVLGVLWIGARDVRLEAMTVGELVQFVIYAVLVAGAVGALSEIWGELQRAAGATERLSELLTAQDALTDPADPVALPRPVRGAIGFDAVTFHYPSRPDRSALEGATLDIAPGETVALVGPSGAGKTTVIQLLLRFWDPDAGTVRIDGIDLRDMARADFRQAIALVPQDPVIFATTARENIRFGRPGASDAEVEAAARAAHADEFLRLLPEGYDSYVGERGVMLSGGQKQRIAIARAILRDAPILLLDEATSALDAESERLVQNAVDDLARTRTTIIIAHRLATVKKADRIVVFDHGRIVAQGRHEDLVAQGGLYARLARLQFTEGAADPTEPAGA, via the coding sequence ATGGCACGCGGACCCAAACCCGTCGCGGACCGTCCGACGACGAAACGCATCGGCGCATTGCGGGCGCTCTGGCCCTTCATCCGTCCCTATCGCGGGCTGCTGGCCGCCGCGCTGGCGGCGCTGGCCGTGACCGCGGGGATCAGCCTGGTGCTGCCGCTTGCCGTGCGCCGGGTGGTCGACGGCTTCGATGCCGGCGCGCATCTGCTCGACCAATATTTCGGGGCGGCGCTCGCCATCGTCGGGCTGCTCGCGCTGGGGACCGGGATGCGCTACTATCTCGTCACCCGGCTGGGCGAGCGGGTGGTCGCCGATATCCGCAAGGCGGTTTTCGACCGGGTCATCGCCATGAGCCCGGCCTTCTACGAACGGGTGCTGACCGGCGAGATCATCAGCCGCATCACCACCGACACCACGCTGATCCAGTCGGTGATCGGCTCATCGGTGTCGATCGCGCTGCGCAATTTCCTGATCCTGACCGGCGGCATGGTGATGCTGGTCTGGACCTCGGCCAAGCTTTCCATGCTGCTTCTGGTGCTGGTGCCGGTGATCGTGGTGCCGATCATCGTGCTGGGCCGGCGGCTGCGCAAGCTGTCGCGCGAGAACCAGGACTGGATCGCGCAGTCTTCGGGCGCCGCCTCGGAAAGCCTGCTCTCGGCGCAGACCGTGCAGGCCTTCACCCATGAGGGGCCGACCCGCGCGCGCTTCACCGAGGTGACCGAGCGCGCCTTCGACTCGGCGCTGAGCCGGGTCAAGACCCGCACGGTGATGACGGTGATCGTGATCTTCCTGATCTTCTCGGGCGTGCTGGGCGTGCTCTGGATCGGGGCGCGCGACGTGCGGCTGGAAGCGATGACGGTGGGCGAGCTGGTGCAGTTCGTCATCTATGCCGTGCTGGTCGCCGGCGCCGTCGGCGCGCTGTCCGAGATCTGGGGCGAGCTGCAACGCGCCGCCGGCGCGACCGAGCGGCTGAGCGAGCTCTTGACCGCGCAGGATGCGCTGACCGATCCGGCGGATCCCGTCGCCCTGCCCCGCCCGGTGCGCGGCGCCATCGGCTTCGACGCGGTGACCTTCCACTATCCGTCGCGCCCCGACCGCTCGGCGCTGGAGGGCGCGACGCTCGACATCGCGCCGGGCGAGACGGTGGCGCTGGTCGGGCCCTCGGGCGCCGGCAAGACCACGGTGATCCAGCTGCTGCTGCGCTTCTGGGATCCGGATGCCGGGACGGTGCGCATCGACGGCATCGACCTGCGCGACATGGCGCGCGCCGATTTCCGCCAGGCCATCGCGCTGGTGCCGCAGGATCCAGTGATCTTTGCGACCACCGCGCGGGAAAACATCCGCTTCGGCCGCCCCGGCGCCTCGGATGCCGAGGTCGAGGCCGCCGCCCGCGCCGCCCATGCCGACGAATTCCTGCGCCTGTTGCCCGAGGGCTATGACAGCTATGTCGGCGAGCGCGGGGTGATGCTGTCCGGCGGGCAGAAGCAACGCATCGCCATCGCCCGCGCCATCCTGCGCGACGCGCCGATCCTGCTGCTGGACGAGGCGACCTCGGCCCTTGACGCCGAATCCGAGCGGCTGGTGCAGAACGCCGTGGACGATCTGGCCCGCACCCGCACCACGATCATCATCGCGCACCGGCTGGCGACGGTGAAGAAGGCCGACCGCATCGTGGTCTTCGATCACGGCAGGATCGTCGCCCAGGGCCGGCACGAGGATCTGGTGGCGCAAGGCGGACTCTATGCCCGTCTGGCCCGGCTGCAATTCACCGAAGGCGCCGCCGATCCGACCGAACCGGCCGGGGCCTGA
- a CDS encoding EVE domain-containing protein, with the protein MAHWLFKSEPDVFGFDDLIARGDKGEQWDGVRNYQARNNMRAMKKGERGFFYHSNIGKEIVGICEVLAEAHPDSTAADPKWECVDVRAVARIKRPISLDEAKAEPRLAAMVLVNNSRLSVQPVSDAEWEVILELAGGTEPL; encoded by the coding sequence ATGGCGCATTGGCTGTTCAAGTCCGAACCGGACGTCTTCGGCTTCGACGACCTGATCGCCCGCGGCGACAAGGGCGAGCAATGGGACGGCGTGCGCAACTACCAGGCCCGCAACAACATGCGCGCCATGAAGAAGGGCGAGCGCGGCTTCTTCTACCATTCCAACATCGGCAAGGAGATCGTCGGCATCTGCGAGGTTCTGGCCGAGGCGCATCCCGACTCGACCGCCGCGGACCCGAAATGGGAATGCGTGGACGTCCGCGCCGTGGCCCGCATCAAGCGGCCGATCTCGCTGGACGAGGCCAAGGCCGAGCCGCGGCTCGCCGCGATGGTTCTGGTCAACAATTCGCGCCTCTCGGTGCAGCCGGTCTCGGATGCCGAATGGGAGGTCATTCTGGAACTGGCCGGCGGCACCGAACCGCTCTGA
- a CDS encoding YciI family protein: MMPLFAVICRDHAGKLQTRLDTREQHLAFLGAQPGVTLAGPFVQDGQPCGSLLIVEGDSLSQVKDWAAQDPYALAGLFASVEVIEWKKVIG, from the coding sequence ATGATGCCCCTTTTCGCCGTGATCTGCCGCGACCATGCCGGCAAGCTGCAAACCCGCCTGGATACCCGCGAGCAGCATCTCGCCTTTCTCGGCGCGCAGCCCGGCGTGACGCTGGCCGGTCCCTTCGTCCAGGACGGCCAGCCCTGCGGCTCGCTGCTGATCGTCGAGGGCGACAGCTTGTCCCAGGTCAAGGACTGGGCGGCGCAGGACCCCTATGCGCTGGCCGGACTGTTCGCCTCGGTCGAGGTGATCGAATGGAAGAAGGTGATCGGCTGA
- a CDS encoding NAD(P)H-dependent glycerol-3-phosphate dehydrogenase: MSVAVIGAGAFGTALAVVLAGKAPVTLWGRDIGWAGTRENPRLPGIRLPDSLRVTDALQDCLADTVLLALPAQVLGGFLAEQGQLFDGRRLVSCAKGIDLASLTGPSALIGAACPQATVAVLTGPSFAADIARGLPTALTLACADPQAAQSLQHQLSTGALRLYRTTDVPGAELGGALKNVIAIAAGAAIGAGYGDSARASIVTRGFAEMVRLATARGARAETLAGLSGLGDLVLTCTSDQSRNFRYGLALGAGRDFAAGTTVEGAATARAITALAARMGIEMPVSNLVAGLAEGRIAMEHALDILLNRPLKEE, encoded by the coding sequence ATGAGCGTGGCGGTGATCGGCGCCGGCGCCTTCGGCACGGCGCTGGCGGTGGTGCTGGCCGGCAAGGCGCCGGTCACGCTCTGGGGCCGCGACATCGGCTGGGCCGGGACGCGCGAGAACCCGCGCCTGCCCGGCATCCGCCTGCCCGACAGCCTGCGCGTCACCGACGCGCTGCAGGACTGCCTTGCCGATACCGTGCTGCTGGCTTTGCCGGCCCAGGTGCTGGGCGGTTTCCTGGCCGAACAGGGGCAGCTGTTCGACGGCCGCCGGCTGGTCAGCTGCGCCAAGGGCATCGACCTTGCCAGCCTGACCGGCCCCTCGGCCTTGATCGGCGCCGCCTGCCCGCAAGCGACGGTGGCGGTGCTGACCGGCCCCAGCTTCGCCGCCGACATCGCCCGCGGCCTGCCCACCGCCCTGACGCTGGCCTGCGCCGATCCCCAGGCCGCGCAATCCCTGCAACACCAGCTTTCCACCGGCGCGCTGCGGCTCTACCGCACCACCGACGTGCCGGGGGCGGAACTGGGCGGGGCGCTGAAGAACGTCATCGCCATCGCCGCCGGCGCCGCCATCGGCGCGGGCTATGGCGACAGCGCCCGCGCCAGCATCGTCACCCGCGGCTTTGCCGAGATGGTGCGGCTGGCCACGGCGCGCGGCGCGCGGGCCGAGACGCTGGCCGGGCTCTCGGGCCTGGGCGATCTGGTGCTGACCTGCACCTCGGACCAGTCGCGCAATTTCCGCTACGGCCTCGCGCTTGGCGCCGGCCGCGACTTCGCCGCCGGCACCACGGTCGAGGGCGCCGCCACCGCCCGGGCCATCACCGCCCTTGCCGCCCGCATGGGAATCGAGATGCCGGTGTCGAATCTGGTCGCGGGTCTTGCCGAGGGCCGCATCGCCATGGAACATGCGCTCGACATTCTGCTGAACCGTCCGCTCAAGGAGGAATGA
- the tsaD gene encoding tRNA (adenosine(37)-N6)-threonylcarbamoyltransferase complex transferase subunit TsaD, producing MSMGLTFLGIESSCDDTAAAVVRDDRTILASVVAGQAALHADFGGVVPEIAARAHAEKLDLCVEAALAQSGLALRDLDGIAVTAGPGLIGGVLSGVMLAKGLAAGSGLPLVGVNHLAGHALTPRLTDGVAYPYLMLLVSGGHCQFLRVDGPEEFTRLGGTIDDAPGEAFDKVAKLLGLPQPGGPSVEAAARAGDARRFALPRPLLDRPGCDLSFSGLKTAVLRQRDELVAAQGGLHEQDRADLCAGFQAAVAEVLAEKTRRALAASPAPVLAVAGGVAANQTLRAALQAVAAGAGATFLAPPLRLCTDNAAMIAWAGIEAYQAGQRDGLDLAARPRWPLDQRAAPMLGAGKRGAKA from the coding sequence ATGAGCATGGGACTGACCTTTCTGGGCATCGAAAGCAGCTGCGACGACACGGCCGCGGCGGTGGTGCGCGACGACCGCACGATCCTCGCCTCGGTGGTGGCGGGACAGGCGGCGCTGCATGCCGATTTCGGCGGCGTGGTGCCCGAGATCGCCGCCCGAGCCCATGCCGAGAAGCTGGACCTTTGCGTCGAGGCGGCGCTGGCCCAGTCCGGGCTGGCTTTGCGCGATCTGGACGGCATCGCCGTCACCGCCGGGCCGGGGCTGATCGGCGGCGTGCTGTCGGGGGTGATGCTGGCCAAGGGGCTGGCAGCGGGTAGCGGCCTGCCGCTGGTCGGCGTGAACCACCTTGCCGGCCATGCGCTGACGCCGCGCCTGACCGATGGCGTTGCCTATCCCTATCTGATGCTGCTGGTCTCGGGCGGGCATTGCCAGTTCCTGCGCGTGGACGGCCCCGAGGAGTTCACCCGGCTTGGCGGCACCATCGACGACGCCCCGGGCGAGGCCTTCGATAAGGTGGCGAAACTTCTGGGCCTGCCGCAGCCGGGCGGTCCCTCGGTCGAGGCCGCGGCCCGCGCCGGCGATGCGCGGCGCTTCGCCCTGCCCCGGCCGCTGCTGGACCGGCCGGGCTGCGATCTCAGCTTCTCGGGCCTCAAGACCGCGGTGCTGCGCCAGCGCGACGAGCTGGTGGCGGCGCAGGGCGGGCTGCACGAACAGGACCGCGCCGATCTTTGCGCCGGCTTCCAGGCGGCGGTGGCCGAGGTGCTGGCGGAAAAGACCCGCCGCGCGCTGGCCGCATCGCCCGCCCCGGTGCTGGCGGTGGCTGGCGGGGTCGCGGCCAACCAGACCCTGCGCGCCGCCCTGCAGGCGGTCGCGGCCGGCGCCGGCGCGACCTTCCTGGCCCCGCCGCTGCGGCTGTGCACCGACAATGCGGCGATGATCGCCTGGGCCGGGATCGAGGCCTACCAGGCCGGCCAGCGCGACGGCCTGGACCTGGCGGCGCGGCCGCGCTGGCCGCTGGACCAAAGGGCCGCGCCGATGCTGGGCGCCGGCAAGCGGGGGGCAAAGGCATGA